The sequence CGAACCGGTGTCCGCGGCCGCCGGTGCGGGTGGCGTCGCGACACCGTCGTTCGTGTTCGGGACGGTCGTCGGTGAGCTCCCGTGGACCGTCGCTGCGGTCTCCGTCGGCCACTCGATGACCGTCTTCGCGGTCGCCGACGTGCGGTCGGCGTGGTGGCTCGTCCTCCTCGGCCTGGTCGGCGCAGCGGCACTACTCTTTGGCCCACTCTATCGGTTGCTTCGAGGACGACGGTGAGAAACCGGAGATTCAGCGGCCGTTAGCTACACTCACTCCAGCCACACGACTGGCAGGTCTTGCAGCCCTCCGAGTAGTAGAGGTCCATCGAACCGCACTCCGGACACTCCGGACTCTCGCCCGCGTCGATGAGCGATTGAGTTGCGTCGTCGGTCGCGGCCGTCGCTCCGCCGTCCGTTTCGCCGTCCCCTTCGGCCGAGCGTGCCGCGGCGGCCTCACGGTCCTCCTCGGCGATATCGTCGAGGGTCTCCTGGCGCGGGTAGGGTTTGTCGACCTCGTCGGCCAGGTACCGCTCCATCGCCGTCCCGATGGCGTCCGGGATGGAGTTGATCTGTTCGCCTTTGTCCCAGGCGACTTTCGGACTGCGCGTTCCCCGCAGCTCGTCGACGATCTCCTCGGGATCGACACCGGAACGTAACGCTGTCGAGACGACCTTCGCGAGGGCCTCGGTGAAGGAGTTCGTGAAGCCCCCGGAGTGGCCGATGTTGGCGAAGAGTTCGAAGGGGCGTCCGGTCTCGGGGTCCTCGTTGATCGTGACGTAGATCTTGCCGTAGCCCGTGTCGACTCGCTGGCTGACGCCCTGGAGGGCGTCCGGCCGGGGCCGCTTCTCGGCGTAGCCGTCGTCGGACACGAGGTCGGTCAAATCACCACCGACCAGTTCGCGGACGTCCTCGCGCTCGAGGAACTCGTCCAGCTCCCCGAAGACCTCCTCGATGCGCTCGACGATGGCTTCGGCGGCTTCGTCCTCGTCCATGTCGGCGAAGTCGGTGTTCTGTGCACGCGTCGTCAGCACCTGCTTGGAGCGGGTCCCATCGCGGTAGACGGTCACACCCTTGCCGCCGTGATCGTAGATGTATCGCAGCACCTCGTCCATATCCTCGACGGTAGCATCGTGCGAGAAGTTGACCGTCTTCGAGATGGAGGAGTCGACGCCCTCCTGAAGGGCGGTCTGGATGGACGCGTGCTGTTTGCCGGAGAGATCACCGGTCGTGACGAACAGCTCCGCGATGGCGTCGGGGACCGTCGAGAGGCCCTCGACCCCGTCGAACTCGTTGTCGGCCATCTGGGTCTTCGCCTCCTCTTTGACCGTGTCGATGTCGATCCCGTTGGCCTCCAGGGTGCGGAGGAAGTAGTCGTCGAACTCCACGAGCATCTCGTCGCCCTGCACGTCGTCGGAGACGTTCTTGTAGTAGGCGACGTTGAAGATCGGTTCACAGCCACCGGTCGTGTTGCCGACCATGGACGTCGTTCCGGTCGGCGCGATGGTGGTCGTGTTGTGGTTCCGGATGGGGAAGCCATCGCTCCACGCCTCGGGATCCAGGCCGGTGTGATGCTCGAACCAGTCGGCATAGCGCTCGGGGTCGGCGTACTTCGAGTCCTCCCACTCATCGAAGGTGCCCCGTTCGCTCGCCAGTTCGTGGGAGGTCCACTTCGACTCGTGGTTGATGTGGGTCATGAGCTGGCGGGCGACCTCGTTGGCCTCATCTGAGCCGTAGGTCATGCCGAGCTGGACGAACATCTGGGCGAGCCCCATGATGCCAAGTCCGATCTTTCGCATCTCCCGTACCTTCTCGGTGATCTCCTCGACCGGGAAGTCGGACATCGTCACGACGTCCTCGAGGAAGCGCGTCCCCCACTGAATGCGGCGGTCGAGCTGCTCCCAGTCGATGCTCTCCCGGAGGAACGCGTCCACCATCTCGGATTGGGAGTCGTACTCGCCCCCGTGTTCTGCGGACCAGGCCCGCCAGTGGGCACCGTCCTCCGCGACGATGGTCGAGAGGTTGATGTGACCGAGGTTGCAGGCCTCGTACTCCTCGAGTGGCTGTTCTCCGCAGTTGTGACAGACGAGGCCATTGGCGACAAAGGAATGTGTCTCCGGTTCGGTCAGATCGTAGACCGGCTCGTGGCCGTCGTACTCGACGGACGCGACCGTCGCGTCGAAGGTCTCGCCGTACGGTCCACGCTCGTAATCGCCCAGTCGGTTCCGAAGCGATTCCGTCTTGTCGTCCCTGAGGAACCCGAGTTCCTCGCTGAACGTGAGGAGTGCGTCCTTCGAAATGACCAGATCGTGATCGGCCTGGCGGTCGTAGGTCGAAGTACCACCCTGTCCATCGGGCATCTCCTGGTGCCCCGAATCGTGGCGCTGTTCGTATATCTTGCTGTAGACGCCGAAGTTGAGCAGGAGCCGTTGGACGTCCTTGAGCAAGTCGAGTTCGGTGCTCGTGAGTCGGACCGAGACGCCCTTCTCGGCAGTCCCCTGAACGCCACCGTCGGCCGTGAACAGCGCCCGAAGGAAACCCCGCGCCATGTCCTCGCTCCCGCGCATGACCGCGTCCGGGACCTGAAGTTTGTTCTCGGTCAGGCCGGCCTGCTCGGCGTACTCGTACAGCCGAGCGGAGCGGATCCGCTGTTCGACGGCGTGAGCCCCACGGTAGTCGTCGCTCCGGGGAACGTCGTTGACGCCGATCTCGTAGTCGCCGTTCCCGAGGGGCTCTCGGACCACCTCGTTCACGTCGCTCTCGAACTGGGTCGAGATCGTCGCGTCCTCGTCGTAGAAGTTGAGGACTGCCCGTTCCTCGCCGTCCTTGAGGTGGCCGTCGCCCACGAGCCACCCCAGGACGCGACCTTCCGCGTCGGACCCGTGGGAGCCGAACCCGCCCTTCCGGTTCTGGACGTGGACCGTATCGCCGGCCTCGAGGTTCTGGGCCTCGACCCACCCCTCGTCGGTCATCATGCGGTGGTCGGCGGTCAGCCGGAGTTCGTAGCCCTCAGCCGTCGTGAGTTCGTATACGTCCTTGACACCGGTCTTGAAAACGCTACTCGCCTCCTGTACGGTGTCCTCGCTCAGCCGGCCGTCGACGACGACGTCCCGAGCGACGCCCTGCTCGTAGAGTTGCTCGGCCGGAACGAGGCCATCTTCGGTGCTGATCAGCGTATCACCGGTCACACAGGGATTCGTCGCGAGCATCCGGTGCTCGGGGTGTTCATCGACGTCGAAGGAGTGCTCCTTGTTCGCGCGCTCGAGGTAGATGACCCCGGGTTCGCCGTTCTCGTGACCGCCCCCGACGATGCGCTCCCAGAGGATCGACGCGGGCAAAGAGAGCTTTTCGCCCACCTCGACGTACTCGCCAAGGCCGTACCGGGAGTACATCTCCTTGGTCTCCTGGGTGGCGACGTGTGGTTCCTCCGTCCGCGGGTTCGTCAGGGTGTACTCCTCGTCGGCGTACAGCGCGTCCATGAAGTCGTCGGTGATGCCGACGGAGATGTTGAAATTCGAGAGGTGGCCCTCGACGGCGTTGCGCAGGTGTTCGGGGACGCGGCCCTCCTCGTCGATGAGTTCGCGCGCCTCCTCTAAGGCCTCGGAGAAATCCGTGTACGTCGGGTCGTCGGGGTCGTTGAGTTTGAGCGTGTGGGCGAGCGAGACGTCCTTGTTCTTCGAATGGATGAACTCGATGACGTCCGGGTGGGAGACGCGCATGACGGCCATCTGGGCTCCGCGGCGGGTCCCGCCCTGGGCGATGGTCTCCGTCATCTGGTCGAAGGTTCGCATGAACGTGATGGGACCCGAGGCGATGCCACCGGTCGATCCGACCGCGTCCCCGTAGGGGCGGAGCCGCCAGAAGGCATAGCCCATTCCGCCACCGCTGTTGTGCGAGACGACCGAGTTCGCGACGTATTCGGGGTCATCCTCGACTGTCACGTCGTAGACGGTCTGGGCGCCCGCGGTCGTCGTCTCCACGACCGACTGTCGCCACGTCGATCCCTCGACGTGCCCGAAGCGCGTCGATCCGACCTCGTCGGCCTCGATGCTCTCGACCAGCCGGTCGCGTCGGGAGTCGAGGAATCCGACCGTCTCGGCGAACGAGGGAATTCCAACGCCACCGACGGGTGCGACGCTGTGGTAGTCGCGATCGTCGGAATCGAGTTCCCACAGGGCGGCCGGAATGCCGATCCCGAGCATGAGTTGCTGAACCTCCTCGACGAGCGTCCTGGAGGCACTGTAGAGGCGCGGATATCGATCGTCCGTCAGCGTGCCATCCGCCGTGAAAAGACCCCGGAGGAAGCCGGCGATCGTCTCGCGGTCCGCCCGCCAGACGACTTCGGGAACGCTCGCGCGTTTCGCCTCCGGCTTGGCAGCACCGAAATTCTCCGCCCACCAGCGTTCGATCTCGTGGCTGTGAACGACGGCCTCGTAACACCCCTCCGACCAGGTGCTGTCGAGGGCCGTCTCGAAGTGGCGCTCGACGATCGTCTCGAGTCGTTCGAGCACCTCATCGCGATTCGGGTGGAATCGAACGCCGTCGGCGTGCATCGAGCCGTCCCCGATCCAGTACCCGAGGAGTTCCCCGAGCTGGGGAGTGAGTTCGGACGGCTGTCGGACCTCCTTTGCGGCCACTCCATTGGAGTCGAGTGACTCGGCGGCCCGGTGTTGCTGTATCGTCGCGGTGGAGACGCCCAGTCCGGACGCGATGGTCGCGTCCGTCTGGCCCGCCGCGTGTCGGCGATCGAACTCGTCTTCGTCGAAGGTCCGGCCCGCCGAGCGGCCACCGGACCCGTTTGGCGCGAGTGCGAGTTCGTTCGCTCGTCGGCGCTGAACCGTCGAGGGCGACACGTCGAGGCGATCGGCTATCTGGTAGTCGCTGTGGCCGTCCGCGTGAAGTGCCGCAATATCCTCGTTCGAGACGGTCCGGTTCTCCGACCACAGGAAACCGCTCGGGACACTCTCCAGAGCGGGCGCGTCGTCCCGGTCCGGGATCCACCCGAGTCGCACGGCGGCGGTGTCACCGACCGAGATGTCCTCGAGTTCGCGCCACTCGTCGTCGACGAGGAGCCGATGGTTGGGCGTCCCGGTGATCGAGATGCCGCTCTCGAGAGTCACGGTGCGGGTCGGGGCGTCGTCGTAGGCGTGCGTCTCGGCGACCCGTCGACCCTCGTGTCCGGCGCCGTTGCGCTGTCGAATCACGTCACCCGGTTCGACGTCCGCAATCGAGACCACGCCCCTCCCATCGACGTGTACGCGCGCGTCGTCGGCCAAACACTGAAATGTCAACGCAGCTTCCTTTGCCGTCTCGTGGATGTCCGCCAGGTCGTCCTCGGGCGAGTTCACGAAACACGCCGAGAGTTGCTGGAGTTCGTCGCCGGCGTTCATCAGCGTCGGCGAGTTCGGCATGAACGAGAGCGTCGACATGAGTTCCTCGTACTCCGCCGCCATCGATTCGACGTGTTCGCGGATCGGGTCCGGCAGCTCGGGAACGACCGTCTCGTAGGCGAACTTGTTGACGTTCTCCTCGGTGAGCGCCGTCTCGACGTCGTCCGCCGTGGTCACGCCCTCACCGAAAACCTCGGCAGCGAGTTCGTCCCGTCGCGGGTGGTCCGGTTTGACCTGGTCTGGCCTGATCTGCACTGTCTCCCCCAGCCGGTCGGCCTCGTAGACCGCCTCAGCGAGCGCAATGTTTCGGGCCACGCGTCTGAACAGGCCCTCCTGGTCCTCGACGAGGTTTCCATCCGCGTCCTTTTTGAGATAGCGTGCCGGCAGGATGTTGTGATAGGCGTTGGCCGTGAGCCGCTCTTCGAGCGTCTCGCCCCTGACGCGTTTGACGGGTAGTGTCAGCTCCCCCTCGTCCGTTTCGTCGGCACTCATCTACGATCCCCCTCGTGTCCAGTCGTCGAAAGCGGAGTGTAACCGTGCATGCTTGATTCTGTAGAGTCGAGTCGAGGGACCGTACCCGCTACCGTGGCTTAGGGCTTGGGTTCCCCGCACCGACCCCCATGGTCGTGTCGGGCGATTCGGTCCGCGACCCGACGTGTCTGAGCAGTACATTCGTTGCCGTGGAGGGGTAAAAGAGTACGCAAAGCGGATTGAAAGTGGAGGCGATGGGCCACCGTAACCGTCAGGAATCGACCGACGCGAGGAAGTTGCCGATGACGTCGTGACCGACGGCGGTGAGCACACTCTCCGGGTGGAACTGGACGCCGACGATCGGATGCTCGCGATGGCGGACGGCCATGGGGATGGTCGTGCCCGCGTGGTTCGTCGTGGCGGCCACCTCGAACGCCGGGGGAACGTCCAGGGCGACAAGAGAGTGGTACCGGCCACCCTGAAAATCGTCGTCGACGCCGTCGAAGACGCCGGTTCCGTCGTGCTGAACCGGCGAGGCCTTGCCGTGGACGGGCTCCGGGGCCTGGCCCACCCGACCGCCATATTCGTAGATGGCGGTCTCCATCCCCAGACAGACGCCGAAGGTCGGAACGTCGGGTGAGAGTTCGCGCAGAACCGCCCTGGAGACGCCCACGTCGCGGTCGTTCTCGGGGTGTCCGGGGCCCGGGCTGATGAAGATGGCATCCGGATCGGCCGCCGCGACCTCCTGGAGGGCGGCGGTATTCTTCAGGACGGTCGTCTCCGGCGTCGTCCCGTCGGGCAGGCGCTGGTCGGAGACGTACTCGACGAGGTTGTACGTGAACGAGTCGAAGTT is a genomic window of Halanaeroarchaeum sulfurireducens containing:
- the trpG gene encoding anthranilate synthase component II — its product is MNVLFIDNFDSFTYNLVEYVSDQRLPDGTTPETTVLKNTAALQEVAAADPDAIFISPGPGHPENDRDVGVSRAVLRELSPDVPTFGVCLGMETAIYEYGGRVGQAPEPVHGKASPVQHDGTGVFDGVDDDFQGGRYHSLVALDVPPAFEVAATTNHAGTTIPMAVRHREHPIVGVQFHPESVLTAVGHDVIGNFLASVDS